The Porphyrobacter sp. HT-58-2 genome segment CGACCATGATCTGGCGACATTTGCGGCGCTCGATGGTGCGCCAGGGACGGATGCTGGACATGGGAGCGCATATAGCCGCGCGCGCGTGACGGAGCAATGACCCGCGCGCTTGACTTGCCAAGGCATCGCGTCAGTCTGCGCGGCGAGAGGGGGAGACCATGCTGACCGACACCGCAATCGAACTGCGCTCTGCATCGCCGAGCCTGCTGATGCGGGCAATCAAATGGGTGGTGAGCCGGCAGACTCCGGTCTTCCCGCTCGACGAGGCGGGCTTTCATGCGACCATGGCGGGCCGCAAGCTGCCGCTCGACGCGCCGATGCCCGAGGGGTTTCGCAAGCGCTTTGCCGTCGAGGAGCGCGAGCTGCTGGGGCACAAGGTGGTGACGCTGCATCCGAAATCAGGGCCCCAAACTGGTGAGCGCGCGTGGCACATGCTCTATTTCCACGGCGGCGGGTTCGTGAAGCCGATGTTCAAGGTCCACTGGCCGCTGGTGGCGGAGATGGTGAAGGTGTGCGGCATCAGCGTCACCGTGCCGCTTTACCCGGTGGTGCCGGAAGCAAGCTATGCCGCGCAGGATGCGCTGGCCGATGCGGCGTGGGCGGATCTGGCGGCGCGGCACGATCCGGCGCGGATCATCCTCAATGGCGATTCTGCGGGGGGGCATATGGCGCTGGCGCTGGCCTTGCGGCTGGCAGCGGCAGGCGGGCCGACACCCGGCAAGCTGGCGCTGTTCGCGCCCTGGCTCGATCTGGGGCTGGCGGACCCGGCGATTGCTGCAGTCGAGCCGCATGACGTGATGCTCAAGATCGGAACCTTGCGTGCCTGCGGGGGGCTGGTGGCTGCGGGGCGGGCGATGGACGATCCTGCCGTCAGCCCGCTCTACACCCCGATGGAATATCTCGCATTGCTCCCGCCGACCCGCATCTGGACCGGGCGGCATGACCTGTTCATTATCGATTCGCGCAGCTTCCTTGGCCGACTGCGCGCTGCCGGGGTTGATGCGAAGCTCTATGAATACGAAGCCGCGCCGCACGTCTTCATGGCGATCCTCCCCACCCGCGAGGCGAAGGATGCGCTGCGCCTGCTCGGCGATTTCATCGCAAGCTAGAGTTTGAGCTCGTAGAGGAATTCCG includes the following:
- a CDS encoding alpha/beta hydrolase, which encodes MLTDTAIELRSASPSLLMRAIKWVVSRQTPVFPLDEAGFHATMAGRKLPLDAPMPEGFRKRFAVEERELLGHKVVTLHPKSGPQTGERAWHMLYFHGGGFVKPMFKVHWPLVAEMVKVCGISVTVPLYPVVPEASYAAQDALADAAWADLAARHDPARIILNGDSAGGHMALALALRLAAAGGPTPGKLALFAPWLDLGLADPAIAAVEPHDVMLKIGTLRACGGLVAAGRAMDDPAVSPLYTPMEYLALLPPTRIWTGRHDLFIIDSRSFLGRLRAAGVDAKLYEYEAAPHVFMAILPTREAKDALRLLGDFIAS